One segment of uncultured Fibrobacter sp. DNA contains the following:
- a CDS encoding DUF6056 family protein, giving the protein MQRIVDFVNEKKWVPCAVLAFFVVCFFGVFCLIHYSDGDDAIFDEMVSTRSFFDYLKFRYETWTGRMGGESMVYVVFRCCGIWFWRIANALMVAALPLCLLNLCSISASRRLVCPCRSVCDEQNAFSNWEFVRLFVLALAGYLLMDVMTFGHAAVWVNGSIFYTWSIVCGLLAVTPAVKCAYAGGYRRWELAYAIPLGIVAAMSIEQIGAALIAFILISLVTVWLRKRRIDTGLVAQAAIVLIAFAVLFVAPGNALRAEAEYADWLPPEFRNLGAGGHLFLTFQWLISSFANEGRLFFLGIWALGVMLLLRRGDRDFRWIVPAVLFGVAALLPFAKVNIFSDVGLYGIDPAVPLTKLPSWAAMTAMNKVALFWWTVAITFTVPFLWKVCKSLLPLFVFAGAIACEFVMHFSPTMYASGERVYYMTSILLLFIVIRMYMALDSEKWKNAFVASAVVAGLLNAALQATVILSKMQ; this is encoded by the coding sequence GTGCAGCGAATCGTCGATTTCGTGAACGAAAAGAAATGGGTTCCCTGCGCAGTCCTCGCATTTTTCGTAGTCTGCTTCTTTGGCGTATTCTGCCTTATCCATTACTCTGACGGTGACGACGCCATCTTTGACGAGATGGTATCCACGCGCAGCTTTTTCGATTACCTCAAGTTCCGTTACGAGACATGGACCGGACGCATGGGCGGCGAATCGATGGTGTACGTCGTATTCCGTTGCTGCGGCATCTGGTTTTGGCGCATCGCGAATGCCTTGATGGTCGCGGCCCTGCCTCTTTGCTTGTTGAACCTTTGCTCCATCAGCGCCTCCAGAAGGTTAGTTTGTCCGTGCCGCTCTGTTTGCGATGAGCAAAACGCTTTTTCCAACTGGGAATTTGTGCGCTTGTTCGTCCTCGCGCTTGCGGGTTATTTGCTGATGGATGTCATGACGTTTGGCCATGCGGCAGTGTGGGTGAACGGCTCCATCTTTTACACGTGGAGTATCGTTTGCGGACTTCTGGCGGTGACCCCTGCCGTCAAGTGCGCCTATGCCGGCGGTTACCGCAGGTGGGAACTCGCGTATGCTATCCCGCTCGGTATTGTCGCCGCAATGTCCATCGAGCAGATTGGTGCCGCTCTCATCGCTTTTATCCTGATTTCCCTTGTGACCGTATGGTTGCGTAAGCGCCGCATCGATACGGGGCTCGTGGCGCAGGCCGCGATTGTGCTGATCGCCTTTGCCGTCCTTTTTGTGGCTCCGGGTAATGCCTTGCGCGCGGAGGCGGAATATGCGGACTGGCTCCCTCCAGAATTCAGGAACCTGGGCGCGGGCGGCCATCTGTTCCTTACGTTCCAGTGGCTCATCTCCTCGTTCGCAAATGAAGGGCGCTTGTTCTTCCTCGGTATTTGGGCGCTCGGCGTGATGCTCCTGCTGCGCCGTGGCGACAGGGATTTCCGCTGGATTGTTCCCGCCGTTCTCTTTGGCGTGGCAGCGCTGTTGCCGTTTGCAAAGGTGAACATCTTCTCGGATGTCGGCCTGTACGGTATTGACCCTGCCGTGCCGTTAACAAAGTTGCCTTCGTGGGCGGCCATGACCGCCATGAACAAGGTTGCGCTTTTCTGGTGGACCGTCGCGATTACCTTCACGGTGCCCTTCTTGTGGAAAGTCTGCAAGTCGCTTTTGCCGCTATTTGTTTTTGCGGGAGCCATCGCCTGCGAATTCGTGATGCATTTCTCGCCGACGATGTACGCTTCGGGTGAACGCGTCTATTACATGACAAGCATCCTTTTGCTCTTCATTGTCATCCGGATGTACATGGCGCTCGATTCCGAAAAGTGGAAAAACGCCTTTGTCGCCTCTGCCGTCGTCGCAGGACTGCTGAACGCCGCCCTCCAAGCGACTGTAATACTGTCGAAGATGCAGTAA
- a CDS encoding nitrilase-related carbon-nitrogen hydrolase — protein MQNVYLVQMESIPGEKAHNLAHAVSLVESADVKSGGIILFPEMFATGYLPKDPACEAENFENGNGETASVLSDLANKTGCTIFGAGIAKKGNAITNHSSVYVPAQQSEFAGYDKIHPFFHEQESFRAGESVTLFKINGWRIAPTICYDLRFPETYREAVRQGTDLFTIQAAWPKSRTAHFEALLRARAIENQCYVAAVNACGRDAGGNPYAGHSVILDPEGNVVAAANDTETVLEAEIDLERVKACRALFPVLKDAGIAV, from the coding sequence ATGCAGAACGTTTATCTTGTCCAAATGGAGTCCATTCCGGGCGAAAAGGCCCACAACTTGGCTCACGCCGTATCCCTCGTCGAAAGCGCAGACGTGAAAAGCGGCGGCATTATCCTGTTCCCCGAGATGTTCGCCACAGGCTACCTGCCCAAGGACCCCGCCTGCGAGGCTGAAAATTTCGAAAACGGCAACGGAGAAACCGCATCGGTCCTTTCCGACCTCGCCAACAAGACCGGCTGCACAATTTTCGGGGCGGGCATTGCAAAGAAAGGCAATGCCATCACCAACCACTCCAGTGTCTACGTTCCTGCCCAGCAGTCCGAATTCGCCGGATACGATAAAATTCACCCGTTTTTCCACGAGCAGGAATCGTTCCGTGCGGGAGAATCTGTTACTTTATTTAAAATCAACGGATGGAGAATCGCCCCCACCATCTGCTACGACCTCCGCTTCCCCGAAACCTACCGCGAAGCGGTACGCCAGGGCACAGACCTTTTCACGATACAAGCCGCATGGCCCAAGAGCCGGACGGCGCACTTCGAAGCGCTCCTCCGGGCCCGCGCCATCGAGAACCAGTGCTACGTGGCTGCGGTAAACGCCTGCGGTCGCGATGCCGGAGGCAACCCTTACGCAGGCCATTCCGTAATCTTAGACCCCGAAGGGAACGTTGTTGCTGCGGCAAATGATACAGAAACAGTCCTCGAAGCAGAAATCGACCTGGAAAGAGTCAAGGCTTGCAGGGCACTTTTCCCCGTCCTAAAAGACGCAGGAATTGCGGTTTAA
- a CDS encoding Rpn family recombination-promoting nuclease/putative transposase, translated as MAKRKLLKDCIVKPGEKSPFANLLVDLAFKKAFDPDKPSSRENLVNLLNDLLEPQLKRPIKNVWTRNVAKNLSGSRESRTAIFDLHCEDDMGNLIEIEVQIRKLRNFRKRLAFYASELVANQAEPGQEWKFDVKPTYVIAFAQHNVFDDERIVHRATTTDLETGEQFVDTYNYTVVELPKVPFFIDKKSDDLSKWLFFFRFLSRLKELPAEFSEHKFERLTESSKVSNFSKEEFEAYQKMYHKEWDHNAMVDGVFEEFAKEIDAKVEERVSERISKEISEREREMAKAMREQGVADSIIAKVSGLSIEEIARL; from the coding sequence ATGGCCAAGCGCAAGCTGCTTAAGGACTGTATCGTGAAACCGGGCGAAAAGAGCCCGTTTGCAAATTTGCTGGTGGATTTGGCCTTCAAGAAGGCCTTCGACCCGGATAAACCTTCAAGCCGTGAAAACCTTGTGAACCTGCTGAACGATCTGTTGGAACCGCAGCTCAAGCGGCCCATCAAGAACGTGTGGACTCGCAACGTGGCGAAAAATTTGAGCGGGAGCAGGGAATCCCGCACGGCGATTTTTGACTTGCACTGCGAAGATGATATGGGCAACCTCATCGAAATAGAGGTGCAGATCCGCAAGTTGAGAAATTTTCGTAAGCGCCTCGCTTTCTATGCGAGCGAATTGGTGGCAAACCAGGCGGAGCCCGGCCAAGAGTGGAAATTTGACGTGAAGCCGACCTACGTCATCGCGTTTGCACAGCATAACGTATTCGACGATGAGCGGATTGTTCATCGTGCAACAACTACAGATTTGGAAACGGGCGAGCAGTTTGTTGACACCTACAATTATACGGTTGTCGAACTTCCGAAAGTTCCGTTCTTCATCGATAAGAAATCCGACGATTTGAGCAAATGGCTCTTCTTCTTCCGTTTCCTGAGCAGACTCAAGGAACTTCCCGCTGAATTTTCCGAACACAAGTTCGAACGCTTGACAGAGAGTTCAAAAGTATCTAATTTCAGTAAGGAAGAATTTGAGGCATACCAGAAAATGTACCACAAGGAATGGGACCATAACGCCATGGTCGACGGCGTCTTTGAGGAATTCGCGAAAGAAATTGACGCGAAGGTCGAGGAACGTGTGTCTGAGCGCATTTCCAAGGAAATCAGCGAACGTGAACGAGAAATGGCGAAGGCTATGCGTGAGCAGGGCGTGGCGGATTCCATTATCGCGAAGGTATCCGGCCTCTCCATAGAAGAAATCGCCAGGCTGTAA
- a CDS encoding phosphotransferase, translating into MQGTIDIEAIRNKRWFMGRNRDISGIRMADSTKIGDAEIALFNVSFADGEQDKYTIVADEARMGAILEAGFAGNSGSREFAGERGTFVFLSARTRENGQVEECAGQGDLLGAKPFPGEQSNSSFLVPGHSIFKLYRRLQAGTHPEAEILRHLDRSGTCTSPRLYGECLYKANSGETYALGILEQLVPNANDAWEQFCKRMDASEAAALGKATARMHAALKTLPGTDVGNEPPPFDKLEKLLQASHDPLAKQLLESMSSLHEAFARMGAEARGLETGNLAPQRIHGDYHLGQVLIRESVPGTTPGDDDSEFKILDFEGEPSRTLAYRRRLRSPAVDIAGMLRSFRYAAATGGRDCAAAEEAFLEEYARTRSIDLENLKAAARPHILAKAVYEACYELEFRPDWFHIPAKALLAH; encoded by the coding sequence ATGCAGGGCACAATCGACATCGAGGCAATCCGCAACAAGCGCTGGTTCATGGGCAGGAACCGGGATATTTCGGGTATCCGCATGGCGGACTCCACCAAAATCGGCGATGCAGAAATTGCACTATTTAACGTCTCGTTTGCAGACGGGGAACAAGACAAGTACACCATTGTCGCCGACGAGGCCCGCATGGGGGCCATCCTCGAGGCGGGTTTCGCCGGGAACTCCGGCAGCCGGGAATTCGCCGGGGAACGCGGAACGTTCGTCTTCCTCAGCGCCCGCACCCGTGAAAACGGCCAAGTCGAAGAATGTGCAGGGCAAGGGGACTTGCTCGGTGCGAAACCTTTCCCGGGAGAACAAAGCAACTCGTCGTTCCTCGTCCCGGGCCACAGCATATTCAAACTGTACCGGCGGTTGCAAGCGGGAACCCATCCCGAAGCCGAAATTCTACGCCACCTGGACCGCTCCGGAACATGCACCTCCCCGCGACTCTACGGGGAATGCCTCTACAAGGCGAATTCCGGGGAAACATACGCGCTCGGCATCCTGGAGCAGCTCGTCCCCAACGCAAACGACGCTTGGGAGCAGTTCTGCAAAAGGATGGACGCCAGCGAAGCCGCAGCACTCGGCAAGGCGACCGCCCGCATGCACGCCGCACTGAAAACGCTCCCCGGCACCGATGTCGGAAACGAGCCCCCGCCCTTCGACAAGCTGGAAAAACTCCTCCAGGCGAGCCACGACCCTCTGGCCAAACAGTTGCTGGAATCGATGAGTTCCCTGCACGAGGCTTTCGCCCGCATGGGAGCCGAAGCGCGGGGCCTCGAAACCGGAAACCTCGCCCCGCAGCGCATCCACGGGGACTACCACCTGGGCCAAGTCCTTATCCGCGAAAGCGTCCCCGGCACCACCCCCGGCGATGACGACTCCGAATTCAAGATTCTCGACTTCGAGGGGGAACCCTCCCGCACCCTCGCCTACCGACGCAGGTTACGCTCCCCCGCCGTCGACATCGCCGGAATGCTCCGCAGCTTCCGCTACGCCGCAGCCACCGGTGGCCGCGACTGCGCCGCCGCAGAAGAAGCATTCTTGGAAGAATACGCACGCACGCGCTCGATCGACTTGGAAAACCTGAAGGCCGCCGCAAGGCCCCACATCCTCGCCAAGGCCGTCTACGAAGCCTGTTACGAACTGGAATTCAGGCCCGACTGGTTCCACATCCCAGCGAAAGCACTCCTCGCACACTAA
- the cysE gene encoding serine O-acetyltransferase, giving the protein MKIDEMETRLREEAQELVKKEPFSRSMLEEQVLNRKDFADMLSVTLACQLAGEVVDRAELESIFNSMYVKYPELLVSACKDLNATVLRDPACTSYLEPLLLFKGFQGLQAYRVAHALWLEDRRFPAKMLQNIISRKFGMDFHPAAKIGHGLLIDHATNIVIGETAVVGNNVSFLHGVTLGGTGNEVGDRHPKIGNGVMLGAHAQLLGNIHIGDGAKIGAGAVVLCDVPAHTTFAGVPAVEVGHPHDEMPSFNMQQDFTRDA; this is encoded by the coding sequence ATGAAAATCGACGAAATGGAAACACGCCTCCGCGAAGAGGCCCAGGAACTGGTCAAGAAAGAGCCCTTCTCCAGAAGCATGCTCGAAGAACAGGTTCTAAACCGCAAGGACTTTGCGGACATGCTTTCCGTTACCCTCGCCTGCCAATTGGCCGGCGAAGTCGTCGACCGTGCGGAACTGGAATCCATTTTCAACTCGATGTACGTCAAGTACCCCGAGCTCCTCGTTTCCGCCTGCAAAGATTTGAACGCGACCGTCCTCCGCGACCCCGCGTGCACCAGCTACCTCGAACCGCTCCTGCTGTTCAAGGGTTTCCAAGGCCTCCAGGCCTACCGAGTCGCGCATGCGCTCTGGCTCGAAGACAGGCGTTTCCCGGCCAAGATGCTCCAGAACATCATCAGCCGCAAGTTCGGCATGGATTTCCACCCCGCGGCAAAGATCGGTCACGGGCTCCTGATTGACCATGCGACAAACATCGTCATCGGCGAGACCGCCGTCGTCGGGAACAACGTCAGCTTTTTGCACGGGGTTACGCTCGGCGGTACCGGCAACGAAGTCGGCGACCGTCACCCGAAAATCGGCAACGGCGTCATGCTCGGCGCGCACGCCCAGCTTTTGGGAAACATCCACATCGGCGATGGCGCAAAGATTGGCGCGGGAGCCGTCGTGCTCTGCGACGTACCGGCGCACACGACATTCGCCGGAGTGCCCGCCGTGGAAGTCGGCCACCCGCACGACGAAATGCCCAGCTTCAACATGCAGCAGGACTTCACGCGCGACGCATAA
- the truB gene encoding tRNA pseudouridine(55) synthase TruB: MAPKSTIPGFVLLDKEAGETSFKALFPLKRVFCTKRVGHAGTLDLRASGLIIAATDRATRLLPFVEAKEKCYSFRLHLGYETDTLEWDGEVVEQDANCHCERSEAISNGIVNSSVLETVLPQFTGDIEQIPPKYCAVKINGVRASDLMERGRNVELKPRKIHISSLKVIGCVEEADPTCTGKCFAAFDLVCECSKGTYIRALGRDIARALGTFGCVSRIRRLRIGKVTLERAVKGADLTASDLVPVDQVLDFPVVRMNDKELASIRNGNWIPWKVPVENVGPEGRVFAANSAGEVLSLCKYEPGRIMADVYLASDG, translated from the coding sequence TTGGCCCCTAAATCGACCATTCCCGGTTTTGTCCTGCTGGATAAAGAAGCCGGGGAAACATCTTTCAAGGCCCTTTTCCCGTTGAAAAGGGTCTTTTGTACTAAGCGCGTCGGCCATGCGGGAACGCTCGACTTGCGGGCGTCCGGTTTGATAATCGCCGCAACCGACCGTGCGACAAGGCTTCTGCCCTTTGTCGAAGCGAAGGAAAAGTGCTACAGTTTCCGCCTGCATTTGGGCTACGAGACCGATACGCTCGAATGGGACGGCGAGGTCGTGGAACAAGATGCTAATTGTCATTGCGAGCGTAGCGAAGCAATCTCCAATGGCATTGTAAACAGTTCTGTCCTTGAAACGGTCCTTCCGCAGTTCACGGGCGATATCGAGCAAATCCCGCCCAAGTATTGCGCCGTCAAGATTAACGGTGTGCGCGCAAGCGACCTCATGGAACGTGGCCGCAATGTGGAACTCAAGCCCCGCAAAATCCATATCTCTTCGCTCAAGGTCATCGGCTGTGTCGAAGAAGCTGACCCGACCTGCACAGGGAAATGCTTTGCCGCGTTTGACCTCGTGTGCGAATGTTCCAAGGGCACCTATATCCGAGCCCTGGGTCGCGACATTGCCCGCGCTCTGGGAACGTTCGGTTGCGTTTCCCGGATACGCCGCCTGCGCATAGGGAAGGTGACGCTGGAACGTGCCGTGAAGGGTGCCGACCTGACCGCTAGCGACTTGGTGCCGGTCGACCAGGTGCTGGATTTCCCGGTCGTGCGCATGAATGACAAGGAACTTGCCTCTATCCGTAACGGAAATTGGATCCCGTGGAAGGTTCCTGTAGAGAATGTGGGCCCCGAAGGCCGTGTGTTTGCTGCCAACAGCGCGGGCGAAGTGCTAAGTTTGTGTAAGTATGAGCCGGGCCGGATCATGGCGGATGTGTATCTGGCGAGTGACGGCTAG
- a CDS encoding M15 family metallopeptidase: MRIVLLLFCLCMVAWAHETDSLFVPKKPAKPVRFCKAAKQWIAYAKADSNLVEITYMKGLRMDLRYATFDNVTGHDLYCGIRRAFVHKDALPKLKRAIALLRKEMPGATLVVFDAARPLYAQSALKRAVAGTPYSNYVSSGKTGGLHNYGLALDIGVADSTGAMLDMGTDFDSFERCAGEVGEVEALQSGRLTQQQVDNRNLFRKIMKRAGWVPLSSEWWHFNAYTRTYTKENYPLFPM; this comes from the coding sequence ATGAGAATCGTTCTGTTGCTCTTCTGCTTGTGTATGGTTGCGTGGGCACACGAGACGGATAGTTTGTTTGTCCCCAAGAAACCTGCGAAGCCGGTGCGTTTCTGCAAGGCTGCCAAGCAGTGGATTGCTTATGCAAAGGCCGATTCCAACCTAGTCGAGATTACGTACATGAAAGGGCTCCGCATGGATTTGCGCTATGCGACGTTCGACAACGTTACCGGGCACGACCTCTATTGCGGCATCCGTCGTGCGTTTGTGCATAAGGATGCATTGCCTAAGCTGAAACGGGCCATTGCGCTATTGCGAAAGGAGATGCCGGGGGCTACGCTGGTGGTGTTCGATGCGGCGCGTCCGCTGTATGCGCAGAGTGCGCTCAAACGTGCCGTGGCGGGAACGCCCTACTCGAACTACGTGTCGTCGGGAAAGACGGGTGGGCTGCACAATTACGGGCTCGCTCTCGATATCGGTGTTGCCGACAGCACGGGTGCGATGCTTGATATGGGCACGGATTTCGATTCTTTTGAACGGTGTGCTGGCGAAGTGGGCGAGGTCGAAGCTCTCCAGAGCGGTCGCCTGACGCAGCAGCAGGTCGACAACCGGAACCTGTTCCGCAAGATTATGAAGCGCGCGGGCTGGGTGCCTCTCAGCAGCGAATGGTGGCATTTCAACGCGTACACAAGGACGTACACGAAGGAAAATTACCCCTTGTTCCCGATGTAA
- the rbfA gene encoding 30S ribosome-binding factor RbfA produces MSRRTDRLGELFREEISKLLQKGLKDPRVGFATISRVDITEDLSYAKVLVSVMGSDKEKRDTLIGLKNSAGFIRQFLGKGIKIRKIPELSFVLDENLEHAMRIESILAELKNKGEL; encoded by the coding sequence ATGAGCCGTCGTACCGACAGGTTGGGCGAACTTTTTCGCGAGGAAATCTCCAAGCTCTTGCAGAAGGGCTTGAAGGACCCTCGCGTGGGTTTTGCCACCATCAGCCGCGTGGACATCACCGAAGACCTGAGCTATGCGAAGGTCCTCGTCTCCGTGATGGGTAGCGACAAGGAAAAGCGCGACACGCTCATCGGCCTCAAGAATTCGGCCGGGTTCATCCGCCAGTTCTTGGGCAAGGGCATCAAGATCCGCAAGATTCCTGAACTCTCCTTTGTGCTGGACGAGAACCTCGAGCATGCGATGCGCATCGAAAGCATCCTCGCCGAACTGAAGAATAAAGGGGAACTCTAG
- a CDS encoding ORF6N domain-containing protein has protein sequence MKEKSENRDLVAKNSLMESGVEKMIQVIRGKQVLLDRDLASLYGVETKALNQAVKRNIERFPEEFCFKLSSDEFSAWRSQFVTSTADKKGLRYAPTAFTEQGVAMLSAVLRSEKAIKVSIDIILQQPGV, from the coding sequence ATGAAGGAAAAATCAGAAAATAGGGACCTTGTGGCGAAAAATTCGCTTATGGAGTCGGGGGTTGAAAAGATGATTCAGGTTATTCGTGGCAAGCAGGTGTTGCTTGACCGCGACTTGGCTTCACTTTATGGGGTGGAGACGAAGGCTCTGAACCAAGCGGTAAAACGCAATATTGAACGGTTTCCGGAAGAGTTTTGTTTCAAATTATCTTCAGACGAATTCAGTGCATGGAGGTCACAATTTGTTACCTCCACGGCAGATAAAAAAGGACTTCGTTACGCTCCAACAGCTTTCACCGAACAAGGTGTAGCTATGCTTTCTGCTGTATTGCGTAGTGAAAAGGCGATAAAGGTCAGCATTGATATCATTCTACAACAACCAGGAGTTTGA
- the ribF gene encoding riboflavin biosynthesis protein RibF, whose translation MSAEDEKNLKDNVERPAVRRAVTMGNFDGCHMGHQALFRTLKAVAEVNGLVPTVITFEPHSNYVLYGPGDPLLLTTTEEKREFIESLGLEFLVLPFTSEVAKLPFDVFVRRELIEKRGVCSMFFGHDHCFGAGGKGNYETITQAFPELSTAMLSIVLHKGERVSSSAVRNALLNGDVARAQTYLGRPYRLSGTVVVGKRLGHTIGFPTANLQVEPYKFLPKGGVYVASARLGGGQGEERIFRAVVNIGTQPSAPGNHHLAIEAYLLDFDEDIYGQHLALDLLAYLRPEQKFASLEDLVRQIGMDADTAKNYNGNHWAE comes from the coding sequence ATGAGTGCGGAAGACGAAAAGAATTTGAAGGATAACGTCGAGCGCCCTGCGGTCCGCCGCGCGGTGACGATGGGAAATTTTGACGGTTGCCACATGGGCCACCAGGCGCTTTTCCGTACGCTCAAGGCGGTTGCCGAAGTGAACGGGCTCGTCCCGACGGTCATCACTTTCGAACCGCATTCCAATTACGTGCTCTATGGTCCCGGCGATCCGCTGCTGCTTACGACGACCGAAGAAAAGCGCGAATTTATCGAAAGCCTCGGCCTTGAGTTTTTGGTGTTGCCTTTCACCTCCGAGGTCGCGAAACTCCCGTTCGACGTTTTTGTGCGCCGTGAACTCATCGAAAAGCGCGGCGTGTGTTCCATGTTCTTCGGGCACGACCACTGCTTTGGCGCTGGCGGCAAGGGCAACTACGAGACCATCACGCAGGCATTCCCCGAACTTTCGACAGCGATGCTTTCCATTGTGCTGCACAAGGGCGAGCGCGTGAGTTCTTCGGCGGTGCGCAATGCGCTTTTGAACGGCGATGTCGCCCGCGCTCAGACGTATCTCGGCCGTCCTTACCGTCTGTCGGGCACTGTGGTTGTCGGCAAGCGTTTGGGCCACACCATCGGCTTCCCGACGGCGAACCTCCAGGTGGAACCGTACAAGTTCTTGCCCAAGGGCGGCGTGTATGTCGCGTCGGCGCGTCTCGGCGGCGGCCAGGGTGAAGAACGCATCTTCCGCGCGGTGGTGAATATCGGTACGCAGCCCTCGGCTCCGGGCAACCATCATCTTGCCATCGAGGCGTACCTGCTCGACTTTGACGAGGATATCTACGGCCAGCACCTTGCGCTGGACTTGCTCGCTTACTTGCGCCCGGAACAGAAGTTTGCAAGCCTCGAGGATCTTGTGCGGCAAATCGGCATGGACGCCGATACCGCGAAAAACTATAACGGGAACCATTGGGCTGAATAA